The genomic stretch AGGATGCATGAACGGTTCGCCCATCACGTGGAAAGTGATCTTCTCCGCAAGGTTGTACTCGGCGACCTGGTCGATGATGGCACAGACGCGTTCGTAATCCATGTATTCATACTTGCGCGTCATCTCCTGCTTGGGACAAAATGTGCAGTCAAAGTTACAGACGTTGGTCAGTTCAATATGAACTCGCTGCAACGGAAACTGGACGAGTTCTCCAATGCGTCCGGGGACTTTTTTGCTTTTAACCAGAGGTTCGGCTTGGGTCAGCATGTATTTAGGATCCGTCTACAGTGATTATTTATCCCAGGTATAGCGATTGATGCTTTCGCCTTTAAAGGAGTTATTGGTGACGTTGCGGCTGACGTCTGCGGATTTGCATTCAGGGCAGGTGACTTCCTTATTGCCCACCTCAGAAATCTTCATTTCCACCACAAAATCTTTTTTGCATTTATTACAGGTATGATCGTAGCTTGGCATCTTGAGACTCCATAAGTCCTTAACAATACAATAGTTTTTATTTCAATGCAACGAAACCGGCGAAGTTGTTCCATTTAAAAAACAACTCCGTTGAAGCGAAACCCGCCTCCATCAGCCGGTTGATATTTTCTCCAACGGTCCAGGGAGTCAGAACATTTTCCAAAGCCTCCCTTTTTCTGGCAATCTCCAATTGGGAATATCCCTGGGCTTTTTTATGCGCATGATGAAACTCGATAAACGTTTTATCGAATTTAAGATTATCGCTTTTTACCTTTTCGATCAGAATCAACAATCCCCCGTCGTTCAATCCCTGAAAAATCTTACGGGCGAGGTCCAGCCGCCGCTCAGGGGGAAGGAACTGGAGGGTGTAATTCATAATGACGACACTGGCGTTCGTTAAAGAAAAATCTCCATTCAGATCAGCCTCCACCAGTTTGCAGGGCAGGGGAGAGGTCGCCAGTTTTTCCCGTGCCTTCACAAGCATGGGGCCGGAATTGTCGATGCCCACAAGCCGAACTCCCGAGTCCGTCGGGAGTCGATCTGTCAGGCGCTTCATCAGCGTGCCTGTGGAACAGCCCAGGTCGTAAACATGAGTTCCTTGCCGGGCAAACCGGGTGCACCAGTCCACGGCAGATTCCAAGCATTCCCGATACATGGGAACGCTTCTTTCCAGCATGTCGTCAAACACTCGGGCTACGGATTCATTGAACTCGAACTTTTCCGTGGGGCCGGTTTGTGTGAACAGGTTATCTTTTTCTTTAATCGTCATAAGCAAAAGGTCCGTTCAGGGCCCTGGTAATTCTCCACCGCCCACAGGTCCCGACTTGGATTTTATCAACAGCTTATTGATGGCGTTGAGGTAGGCAAAGCCGCTGGCCTCAATGG from Nitrospinota bacterium encodes the following:
- the cmoA gene encoding carboxy-S-adenosyl-L-methionine synthase CmoA, with product MTIKEKDNLFTQTGPTEKFEFNESVARVFDDMLERSVPMYRECLESAVDWCTRFARQGTHVYDLGCSTGTLMKRLTDRLPTDSGVRLVGIDNSGPMLVKAREKLATSPLPCKLVEADLNGDFSLTNASVVIMNYTLQFLPPERRLDLARKIFQGLNDGGLLILIEKVKSDNLKFDKTFIEFHHAHKKAQGYSQLEIARKREALENVLTPWTVGENINRLMEAGFASTELFFKWNNFAGFVALK